The following proteins come from a genomic window of Paenibacillus spongiae:
- a CDS encoding ABC transporter permease, whose protein sequence is MRRINWTEHAKALLNPLIAVLLGLLVGAIAIWAVGGSVITTYAEMWKGAFGSFYFTTSTLTRATPIILAALGVSLAFRAGFFNLGAEGQMIFGALAASIAALYVPGPGFVKIICAIIAGMAAGGLWSALAGWLDTRFRMNLLITTLLLNYIAALFAGYMVSFPLKEKAGSGGAQTAMIDNSAWLPKLFPGMTLHAGFIVAVLAAILLALFFRFTNKGYEIRMLGSNPLFAAFGGIRRGKLMLLSMLLSGGLAGLAGTFEVLGTQYRYIDNMLSAPGYAWSAIMATLLAGSSPLGAAFAAILLAALQTGGMGVERNTEVPLEISSVIQASLILFVSARVTISLIKRKKARTVDGNHT, encoded by the coding sequence TTGAGACGAATTAATTGGACGGAACATGCTAAGGCGCTGCTGAACCCCTTAATCGCCGTACTGCTCGGTCTGCTCGTCGGGGCAATCGCGATTTGGGCCGTAGGCGGTTCCGTTATCACCACGTATGCCGAGATGTGGAAGGGCGCTTTCGGCAGCTTTTACTTTACGACAAGCACGCTTACAAGGGCGACTCCGATCATATTGGCGGCGCTTGGCGTATCGCTTGCCTTCCGGGCCGGATTCTTCAATCTGGGCGCCGAAGGCCAAATGATCTTCGGGGCGCTGGCAGCCTCAATCGCTGCCTTGTACGTGCCGGGTCCGGGTTTTGTCAAAATCATATGCGCCATTATTGCCGGCATGGCGGCAGGCGGATTATGGTCGGCATTGGCTGGGTGGCTCGATACTCGGTTTCGGATGAATTTGCTTATTACGACGCTGCTGCTCAATTATATTGCTGCGTTATTTGCCGGCTACATGGTTTCTTTCCCGCTGAAGGAGAAAGCAGGTTCTGGCGGAGCGCAGACGGCTATGATCGATAACAGCGCCTGGCTGCCGAAATTGTTCCCGGGCATGACGCTGCACGCCGGATTTATCGTTGCTGTCCTGGCAGCGATTCTGCTGGCACTGTTCTTCCGTTTCACGAACAAGGGCTATGAAATTCGGATGCTCGGCAGCAATCCGCTGTTCGCCGCTTTCGGCGGGATCCGCCGCGGCAAGCTTATGCTGCTCAGCATGCTGCTAAGCGGCGGATTAGCCGGTTTAGCAGGCACCTTCGAGGTGCTGGGTACCCAATACCGTTATATTGATAATATGCTCTCTGCGCCAGGCTACGCTTGGTCGGCCATAATGGCGACGCTGCTGGCCGGATCAAGCCCGCTGGGCGCCGCATTCGCAGCCATTCTGCTGGCCGCGCTGCAAACCGGCGGCATGGGCGTGGAACGCAATACCGAGGTTCCCCTGGAGATTTCAAGCGTCATACAAGCAAGCTTAATCTTGTTCGTATCCGCGAGAGTGACAATCTCCCTTATTAAACGCAAGAAAGCGAGGACTGTCGATGGAAACCATACTTGA
- a CDS encoding ABC transporter permease: METILDWSLLNSMFRVVAPLLLAALGGALCARVGIFNVALEGMMLTGAFSAILGNYWFGNVWLALLFACLCVAAVSLLFGYLCIHLQANAIVVGVAINFLATGLTAFCLFAIFNVKGQYYDKSMTGLPKWNIPFIQDIPVVGQIISGHTPLVYLAFLLVAVLQYVLFKTVLGFRLNAVGENPVAAKSLGLRVRRYQYGAVLASGVLCALAGAQLSLGQVTLFAENMTAGRGFIALVATMLGQSNPLGVMGSSMLFGLMDALSIRLQGFSLPTHFTMMLPYVMTILVMLFVKDKSYLRQSGRIAGK; encoded by the coding sequence ATGGAAACCATACTTGATTGGTCCCTGCTGAACTCCATGTTCCGCGTGGTTGCGCCGCTGCTGCTTGCCGCGCTGGGCGGGGCGCTCTGTGCCAGAGTGGGCATTTTCAACGTCGCGCTGGAAGGGATGATGCTGACCGGCGCCTTCTCGGCGATCCTCGGGAATTATTGGTTTGGCAACGTTTGGCTCGCGCTCTTGTTCGCATGCTTATGTGTTGCAGCCGTATCTCTGTTGTTCGGTTATTTATGTATTCATCTGCAAGCTAACGCCATCGTCGTCGGCGTTGCCATCAACTTTCTCGCGACCGGGCTGACGGCCTTCTGTCTGTTCGCCATCTTCAACGTCAAAGGCCAGTACTATGACAAATCGATGACCGGCCTGCCGAAGTGGAACATTCCATTCATTCAAGACATTCCGGTTGTCGGCCAGATCATCTCCGGACATACGCCGCTTGTCTACCTGGCCTTCCTGTTGGTAGCCGTTCTCCAGTATGTGTTATTCAAGACCGTGCTGGGCTTCCGCTTGAATGCGGTAGGCGAGAATCCGGTCGCAGCGAAGAGTCTGGGGCTTCGCGTACGCCGCTACCAATACGGTGCCGTACTCGCCAGCGGCGTGTTATGCGCCCTTGCGGGAGCGCAGCTATCGCTCGGTCAAGTTACGCTGTTCGCCGAGAATATGACGGCGGGACGCGGCTTCATCGCCCTCGTCGCGACCATGCTCGGACAGAGCAATCCGCTGGGCGTCATGGGCTCGAGCATGCTGTTCGGGTTAATGGATGCGCTCAGCATCAGGCTGCAGGGCTTCTCGCTGCCGACCCATTTCACGATGATGCTGCCTTATGTCATGACAATTCTCGTGATGCTGTTCGTCAAGGACAAATCGTATTTGCGCCAATCCGGACGTATTGCAGGTAAATAA
- a CDS encoding sulfite oxidase-like oxidoreductase, which translates to MHNKADKLKKSKAPQAKVDERIKDRVPPGQMVTERFPILHEGEVPVYDLSQWRLRIFGEVETERTFTLEELQALPRTSVTCDIHCVTRWSKLDTTWEGIRFRDFLQLLDVKPEANYVMFHADENYDTNVPMEDLLHDDVLLAFNYDGKPLTDKHGYPLRMVVPHLYFWKSAKWLQGIEFMKEDRPGFWERNGFHNYADPFREQRFSGEDLPIPEDEWTKKEFD; encoded by the coding sequence ATGCACAATAAAGCTGATAAGCTGAAAAAGTCTAAGGCGCCCCAGGCTAAGGTGGACGAGCGGATCAAGGACCGCGTTCCGCCGGGTCAGATGGTGACGGAACGCTTCCCGATTCTTCATGAAGGGGAAGTGCCGGTCTATGATCTAAGCCAGTGGCGGCTGCGCATATTCGGCGAGGTGGAGACCGAGAGAACCTTCACGCTGGAAGAGCTTCAGGCGCTGCCGCGAACAAGCGTGACATGCGATATTCATTGCGTGACGCGCTGGTCCAAGCTTGACACGACATGGGAAGGCATCCGGTTCCGCGATTTTCTCCAGCTGCTTGATGTTAAGCCGGAAGCGAACTACGTGATGTTCCATGCCGATGAAAATTATGACACGAATGTGCCGATGGAAGACCTGCTTCATGACGATGTGCTGCTCGCCTTTAACTACGACGGCAAGCCGCTCACGGATAAGCACGGTTATCCGCTGCGCATGGTCGTCCCGCACTTGTATTTCTGGAAGAGCGCCAAATGGCTGCAGGGTATCGAATTTATGAAGGAGGACCGGCCGGGGTTCTGGGAACGGAACGGGTTCCACAATTATGCCGATCCATTCCGAGAACAGCGGTTCTCCGGCGAGGATCTGCCGATACCGGAAGACGAATGGACGAAGAAGGAGTTTGATTAA
- a CDS encoding nucleoside phosphorylase — MSLLPILRVDPKDMPELAIVCGDPFRAEIISQQLEQVKELAYSREYRTFTGEYKGVRIAVVSHGVGSPGAAVCFEEMVKAGVKTIIRVGTAGSLSDRYKTGSLIISTAAVREEGLTRQLVPIAFPAVADSKVTDALYEAALEANAPGAVGKGITLTMDAFFSGVVELPHAIYRQAGVLAVEMEIAALYVVALLRGIRAGAILALDGDSTAVDEGYDPHRSIVAEAVDAEIRAALGALVKLAEQP, encoded by the coding sequence ATGTCGCTATTGCCCATATTACGAGTCGATCCAAAGGATATGCCGGAGCTTGCCATTGTGTGCGGCGATCCGTTCCGGGCCGAGATTATTTCGCAGCAGCTGGAGCAGGTTAAGGAGCTTGCCTATTCCAGGGAATACCGGACGTTTACCGGTGAATATAAAGGCGTACGCATCGCCGTAGTGAGCCATGGCGTCGGATCGCCGGGAGCCGCGGTATGTTTCGAGGAGATGGTCAAAGCGGGCGTCAAGACCATCATTCGTGTCGGCACAGCCGGTTCATTGTCAGACCGTTATAAGACGGGCAGCTTAATCATCAGCACGGCTGCGGTCCGGGAAGAAGGGCTGACGCGTCAATTGGTTCCGATCGCATTCCCTGCGGTTGCGGACAGCAAAGTGACGGATGCCTTGTACGAAGCCGCACTTGAAGCGAACGCTCCAGGCGCCGTGGGCAAAGGCATCACGCTGACGATGGACGCGTTCTTCAGCGGCGTTGTCGAGCTGCCTCATGCCATATACCGCCAAGCAGGCGTTCTTGCGGTCGAGATGGAGATTGCCGCGTTATACGTCGTAGCACTCCTGCGGGGGATACGGGCCGGAGCGATTCTAGCCTTGGATGGCGATTCGACAGCGGTCGATGAAGGCTATGACCCGCATCGCAGCATTGTCGCCGAAGCGGTGGATGCAGAAATCCGGGCTGCGCTGGGTGCGTTGGTGAAGCTGGCAGAGCAGCCGTAG